A stretch of Actinomycetes bacterium DNA encodes these proteins:
- a CDS encoding NAD(P)/FAD-dependent oxidoreductase, translated as MGTGSKSNTTTTPTPTHGDRLASGSHHRVVIIGAGFAGLGMAIQCQQQGISDWVLLEKADDVGGTWRDNHYPNCQCDVPSNLYSFSFALKPDWSRSFGWAEEIHQYLQQCTQDFGLNPGIRFDSEVTAAQWDDAGSCWRITTADGWHCTADVMVSGHGPLSAPAVPDIAGLDEFSGPVFHSAHWDHSVDLEGKKVAVIGTGASSVQIVPGIQPEVDELLVFQRSAPWVVPRPDRPVSERRKAIYRRFPALQRLVRQAIYWSRELLVVPMAYRPSLLGAGEAQARAHLARQVRDPELRAKLEPDYSMGCKRVLLSNDYYPALAADNTSLVDERIDKVGTGSILTADGVEHEVDVIVLATGFHVTDHPMADRVRGRDGRTLNEHWSESQSAYLGTSVTGFPNMFMIIGPNTGLGHTSMIVMMEAQFAYILGAFDHMRRTGTEVIEVRPQVQRSFNEELQQKLDGTVWASGCASWYLDDDGRNTTLWPDFTFRFRRRLARFDPGSYTQR; from the coding sequence ATGGGCACCGGTTCGAAGAGCAACACCACGACCACGCCGACACCCACCCACGGGGACCGCCTCGCTTCGGGGTCACACCACCGGGTGGTGATCATCGGCGCCGGATTCGCGGGACTGGGCATGGCCATCCAGTGCCAGCAGCAGGGAATCTCCGACTGGGTGCTACTCGAGAAGGCCGACGACGTCGGCGGCACATGGCGCGACAACCATTACCCCAACTGCCAGTGCGACGTGCCGTCCAACCTCTATTCCTTCTCGTTCGCGCTCAAGCCTGACTGGTCGCGTTCGTTCGGCTGGGCCGAGGAGATCCACCAGTACCTGCAGCAGTGCACGCAGGACTTCGGGCTGAACCCGGGAATCCGGTTCGACTCGGAGGTCACCGCAGCGCAGTGGGACGACGCCGGCTCGTGCTGGAGGATCACCACCGCAGATGGCTGGCACTGCACCGCAGATGTGATGGTGTCGGGCCATGGCCCGTTGTCGGCACCGGCGGTGCCCGACATCGCTGGTCTCGACGAGTTCTCAGGACCGGTGTTCCACTCCGCGCACTGGGACCACTCGGTCGATCTCGAGGGCAAGAAGGTTGCGGTCATCGGAACGGGTGCATCCTCGGTCCAGATCGTGCCCGGAATCCAGCCCGAGGTCGACGAGCTGCTCGTGTTCCAGCGAAGTGCCCCCTGGGTGGTGCCGCGGCCCGACCGTCCGGTGAGCGAGCGACGCAAGGCCATCTACAGGCGGTTCCCGGCCCTGCAGCGACTGGTTCGACAAGCCATCTACTGGAGCCGGGAACTGCTGGTGGTGCCGATGGCATACCGGCCGTCACTGCTGGGGGCGGGAGAGGCGCAGGCCAGGGCCCACCTCGCCCGCCAGGTTCGTGACCCGGAGCTGCGGGCGAAGCTCGAGCCCGATTACTCGATGGGCTGCAAGCGGGTCCTGTTGAGCAACGACTACTACCCGGCGCTGGCGGCCGACAACACCTCCCTGGTGGACGAACGGATCGACAAGGTCGGGACAGGGTCGATCCTCACTGCCGACGGGGTGGAGCACGAGGTCGACGTGATCGTGCTGGCCACCGGCTTCCACGTGACGGACCATCCGATGGCAGATCGCGTTCGTGGTCGCGACGGGCGGACGCTCAACGAGCACTGGTCCGAGTCACAGTCGGCCTACCTGGGCACTTCGGTGACGGGCTTTCCCAACATGTTCATGATCATCGGCCCCAACACCGGGCTCGGCCACACCTCCATGATCGTGATGATGGAAGCGCAGTTCGCCTACATCCTCGGGGCCTTCGACCACATGCGTCGAACCGGCACGGAGGTGATCGAGGTGCGCCCACAGGTGCAGCGCTCCTTCAACGAGGAACTCCAGCAGAAGCTCGACGGCACCGTGTGGGCATCGGGCTGCGCGTCCTGGTACCTCGACGACGACGGCCGCAACACCACGCTCTGGCCCGACTTCACGTTCAGGTTCCGCCGGCGCCTGGCCCGCTTCGATCCCGGCTCCTACACGCAGCGCTGA